TGCCAAGTTCGGCGTCAAGGGCCGTGCCGAGCAGTATGCTTCCGACCTTTCTGGCGGCAACCAGCAGAAGGTCGTGATCGCAAAGTGGCTCATGCGTGATCCCAAGGTCGTCGTGCTCGACGAACCGACGAGAGGCATCGATGTCGGCGCTCGCGCAGGCATCTACGACATCATCGTCAATCTTGCCAAACAGGGCGTGGCGGTCATCGTCGTAAGCTCGGACCTCGAGGAAGTTCTCGGAGTCTCCAACCGCATTCTCGTGCTTGCCCAAGGCAAGCAGGCGGGAATCCTCAATCGTGACCAGGCAAATGACGTCTCGGTCATGGAGCTAGCTACCATCTAAAGCAATTCCAGCAAAAGTGTGCAGCGGTTTTGCGCCAGGAATTGCGTGAAAGAAAACAGAAAGAGAAAGGAAGAGCGGTGTCCGACATCACTCTGAACGCCCCAAAGCTTTTCGATCTCAGCGGCCAGGTTGCCATCGTCACCGGGGCCGGAAGCGGCATCGGGCAGCGCATTGCCATCGGCCTTGCCCAATGCGGCGCCGACGTGGCCCTGCTCGACCGTCGAACCGACGACGGATTGGCCAGGACGGCCGAACATATCAGCGCCGCCGGCCGCCGCTCGATCCAGATCGCGGCTGACGTTACGAACAAATCTTCGCTTGGCGATGCGGTCGCACGCACCGAAGCCGATCTCGGCGCCTTGACGCTTGCCGTCAACGCTGCAGGCATCGCGAACGCGAACCCGGCGGAGGAGATGGAGGAGGACCAATATCAGACGTTGATGGATATCAACCTGAAAGGCATCTTCCTTTCCTGCCAGGCCGAGGCTCGCGCCATGCTTAAGAACGGACGCGGCTCCATCGTCAACATTGCTTCCATGTCGGGCGTGATCGTCAACCGGGGGCTGAACCAGGCGCATTACAACGCCTCCAAGGCGGGCGTCATCCATATGTCGAAGTCGTTGGCCATGGAATGGGTCGGCCGCGGCATTCGCGTCAACACCATTTCCCCCGGCTACACGGCGACGCCCATGAATACCCGTCCGGAGATGGTCCACCAGACCAAGCTCTTCGAAGAGCAAACGCCGATGCAGCGCATGGCTGATGTCGACGAGATGGTCGGTCCGGCGGTGTTCCTGCTGTCGAATGCAGCAAGCTTCGTGACCGGCGTCGATCTTCTCGTCGACGGTGGTTTCTGCTGCTGGTGAGCCGATGAGGCGTTCACCGCGGACAAGTCGAAATGAACGGTCTCGCTTCCTCCCTGGCTGAGATCGAGGCTGAAGGGAGCAACGGGCCAGACGGCGTGCGATATCGTCGTCTGCCCGCCCTTCACGCCGATCGGACAAGCTGTCGCTTGAACTCGAATAATGATCGCAGGGCAGGTCTCGCCCGGATTTGCTGCTTACCGATGGATACCGGAAGGAAAGAGCATGAAACGCTTTGAGCAAAAGACTGTCGTCATTACCGGGGCTAGCCGCGGCATCGGGGCGGCGATCGCCAGGCGGTTTGCGAAAGAAGGCGCCAACCTCGTCGTCTCCGCCAACGAGGACCTGGTCCACGCCGTTGCCGAACAAATCCGGGCCGAAGGCGGCAAGGCGATCTCTTTCATCGGCGACGTCACCGACAAGGCGAGTGTCATCGCCCTCTATGATGCTGCCGAGAAGGAATTCGGCGCTGTCGACGTCTCAATCCAGAATGCCGGCGTCATCACCATCGCCCGTGTCGAGGACCTGACCGAGAACGAGTGGGACAAGGTCATGGCCGTCAACACCAAGGGCGTATTCCTCTGCGCCCAGGAGGCGATATCGCGCATGCGCAAGCACAAGCGCGGCGGCCGCATCATCAACACTGCCTCCGGCCAGGCCCGCGACGGCTTCATTTTCACGCCGCATTATGCCGCCTCGAAAATGGGCGTGGTCGGCATTACCCAGAGCCTTGCCAAGGAAGTCGCGACCGAGAAGATCACCGTCAACGCCTTCTGCCCCGGCATCATCGAAACCGACATGTGGGCCTATAACGACCAGGCCTGGGGCAAACTGCTGGGCAACTACGCCCCCGGCGAGCTGATGAAGGAATGGGTCGAAGGCATCCCGATGAAACGCGCCGGCTCCGGCGAAGACGTCGCCGGCCTGGTCACCTTCCTCGCCAGCGACGACGCCGCCTACATCACCGGCCAGACGATCAATGTCGATGGTGGGTTGATTATGTCGTAGGCGGGCTTGGGATGGCACTGAAATTGGACGAAACCCTGACGTCATTTGCCTTTCGCTTGCCGCTCGTCGCTGCCGCTCCTCACCCCCTCATCTGCCCTACGGGCATCTTCTCCCCGCTGGGGCGAAGGGGGAGCAAGACGCACGGTGGCCACACCTATCGCAACGTCTCAGATGGAGCGAGGCGCCGCCGCGATTCCGCTTCTCCCCAGCGGGGGTCCGAAGGACGGGTCGAGACCCGTGGCTCGACCCCGGTCGATGCCGGCAGGCAGATGAGGGGCCCGCACGGCACATCTTTCATTGCCTGGGCAAAATGCCCTCTCACCAACCCTACGTCCGGCTGATCGAAACCCCGCCATCCGCCAGCATCGCCGTCCCCGTCACGAAGCTCGCCATATCCGACGCCAGGAACAGCGCCGCATTGGCGATCTCCTCCGGCTGGGCCATGCGCTTCAGCGCATGCAGTCCCTCGACGAAGGCGAGCACTTCTGCCGTCGCATCCGGCGCATTGGTGATGCTGGCCGGCGTGTCGGTGCCGCCCGGCAGCAGGGCGTTGACGCGGATATTCTGCCGCCCCAGTTCGGCGGCGAGCACCTGCACGAAGCCGATCAGCCCCGCCTTACTCGCAGCATAGGCGGCCATGCCCGGCATGCCGGCGGTGTGGCCGACGAAGGTGGAGGTGAAGATCAGCGACCCGCCGCCGTTTTTCATCGCTGCCGACTGATGTTTGGCGCCGAGGAAGGCGGCGGTCAGATTGGTCTCGATCGTCTCGCGCCAGCCCTCCGGCGACATCTCCGCCACCGGCCCCATCTCGCCGAGAATGCCGGCATTGTTGAAGCCGATGTCGAGCCCGCCGAAGCGTGAGACAGCCGTTTCACAAAGCCTTGCCTGCAACGCCTCGTCCCTGACGTCGCCCGATAGGGCGACGGCCTGCCCGCCCTCCGCCTCGATTTCGGCAACGACGGCGTCGAGCGCCTCTTGTCGCCTCCCGGTGACCACGAGTTTGGCGCCCTCCCGTGCAAAGAGTTTCGCCGCGGCGCGGCCGATGCCGGAGCTTGCGCCGGTGATGATCGCGACCTTATCGTTCAGAAGTGTCATGTCCGTTTCTCCTCAGTTGTCGAGGCATCCGGAATCTCAAACATCGGGCGCTGCAGCCACCCGTTTCCCGCGCGGGCAAACGAATACCGCCGACAGCCGATGTTTTCGACCAACGATCAGCCCCCAGCAGCGGGGGGCAAAAACCTCGATCGCCGCATCGGAAATAGCGAAATTCGCGTTGCAAAACGCCACCTTGCCGGATCTGCCACATCCGCACCTGCCGCTGCGTCAGGACCATTGTGCGCTGCATCATCGATTTATCCCGGGTGTGACATTCATCCGATTCCCTTCATGTATCTTCCCGACTAAGAAGGGACGCACAGGTAAGGGAATCTCTTCATGCCACGGTCACGCAATACTGAGGGCGCCATCTATATGAGCATGGCGATGGCCGGGTTTTCCGCGAGCGACGCTCTCTCCAAATCGGTGATCGCCTACATGAACGCCGGCGAAATCATGTGCCTGCGCGGCCTCTTCACCAGCCTGCTCGTCTATCTGATCGCCTGGAAAATGGGCGCTCTGCGCTCCTGGCGCGTGGTGCTGAAGCCGATCATCATCCTCCGCATCGTCTGCGAGATGTTTTCCGCCGTCACCTATATCACCGCGCTCGGCATGATGCCGATCGCCAATGCCTCGGCGATCCTGCAGTCGCTGCCGCTGGTCGTCACCTTCGGCGCTGCGCTGTTCTTCAACGAGCCGGTCGGCTGGCGGCGCTGGTCGGCGATCCTCGTCGGCCTGGTCGGCGTGATGATCATCATTCGCCCCGGGCCGGAAGGGTTCACCGCCGCCGCCCTGCTCTGCGTCGCCGCGGTGCTGACGACGGCCGGCCGCGATCTCGCCACCCGCTCGATCGATCCGGAGATTCCCTCGCTGATGATCACCGTCATCACCGCCATCTCCATCTCCTTTTTCGGCGCTTTGCTCATTCCGGTGCTCGGCGGCTGGCAGCCGGTCAGCGCCACGTCGCTCGGCCATCTCCTGCTTGCCTCGGTGCTGGTGCTCGTCGGCTACCAGTCGGTCATCCTCGCCATGCGCACCGGCGAAATTTCCTTCGTCGCGCCTTTCCGCTATACCAGCCTGATCTTTTCCTCGCTGCTCGGTTTTTTCTTCTTTGCCGAAGTGCCGGACAGCTGGATGCTCGTGGGCGCTGCGATCGTCATCGCTTCCGGCCTCTATACGTTCTATCGTGAGGCCAAGCGCCGTGTGCCGCCGATCGCGCAGGAATCTGCGCCGCGCTCACCGGTTTGAGGCAGGATGATGACTGAATTCTCTATCGGCAGATCCGAAATAGCAGGGGTCGTACTGGCCGGAGGCCGCTCGCAGCGCATGGGCCGCGACAAGGCGGGCGCAATGCTCGGGGCCGAAAGCCTGCTCCGCCATGTGCTGACTCGCCTCTCGCAGCAAGTCCTTCCCGTTGCCGTCAATGCCGATGCCGCCGCCGAGGATGTGCCGGTGATCCCCGACCGTTTTCGCGGCAAGGCCGGGCCATTGGCCGGCATCCATGCGGCGATGGTCTATGCTGCCGGCCTTCCTGGGATCACCCATGTCGTCACCGTCTCGGTGGATTGCCCGTTCTTCCCGGCCGATCTCGTCGCCCGGCTGGCGGCAGCGCTCGAACGCCAGTCGCAGATCGCCATCGCCGCCTCCGAAGGCCGCAGCCATCCCGTCTTCGGTCTCTGGCCGGTGACACTCGCCGCCGATCTCGAAGCTTGGATGGTCACCGACGAAAAGCGCCGCGTGCGCGACTTCCTGTTGCGGCATGACGTTACGGAAGTAACGTTTCCGCTGCATCCGACTCGCGCCAGCCTGCTCGATCCTTTTTTCAACATCAATACGCCGGATGATCTCGCCGAAGCCGAACGCTGGCTGGAGGCCCTTCGCGCATGACCGCACCCAAAATCTTCGGCATCGCCGGCTGGAAGAACTCGGGCAAAACCGGGCTCGCCGTCCGGCTGGTGACGGAGTTCACCCGCCGCGGCTATAGGATCTCGACGATCAAGCATGCCCATCATGATTTCGATATCGACAAGGTCGGCGCCGACAGCTACCGCCACCGCGAGGCCGGCGCCCATGAGGTCACCATCGTCTCCGGCACCCGCTACGCCATCATGCATGAGTTGCGCGGGGCGCCCGAACCTGAATTCGAGGAGATCCTTGCGCGCCTTGCCCCCTGCGATCTCGTGCTGATCGAAGGCTACAAGCGCGAGCCGATCCCGAAGATCGAGGCCCGCCGCCTGGAGGCCGCCAACCGCCAGCCGCTGGCGCCGAGCGATCCCCATATCTGCGCCATCGCCGCCGACCACGCCGTGACGGATACGGCCCTGCCGGTCTTCGATCTAGACGACACAGGCGCCATCGCCGATTTCATCGCCGGCATCGTCGGTCTCGAGACGCCCCGCCCCTGAGCCGCTTATCCGGCTATCGAACCTGAGAGGCGGATTCGCTTCGCCTGCCACCGCCTTAGCGATTTCCCTGGCAAGCTGGTCCTGGTTATAGGGTTTCGCCAGTCTCGGTAGATCGATGTCGGTGCCGGCGGGAAGATCGGCATAGCCGGTCGCCAGCACGATCGGCAGCGCCGGATGAATGGCCCGCGCCGCCTCGGCGAGCTGTGCGCCTGTCATGCCGGGCATCGAATAGTCGGTGATCATCAGATCGAAATGCTGGCCGCTCCCGATCAGCTCGAGCGCCTGCGCGCCGGAATTTGCCTCGACGACCTCGTGGCCGAGATCTTCGAGCATGTCGACCGAACTCATGGCGATCAAGGCGTCGTCGTCGACCAGAAGGATCTTCAGTCGGGATGCAGCCTGCGGTGTGGAGAGCACAGCCTCAGCCGGCCGCTCGGCGCGCTGTTCGGTCGCCGGAAGCCACAATTCGGCGGTCGTCCCTACGCCAAGTTCGCTTGTCAGAACAAGCGCGCCATTGAGCTGAACGGCAAGTCCATGGATCATCGAAAGGCCGAGGCCAGTACCCTTTCCGAGTTCCTTGGTCGAGAAAAACGGATCGACGGCCTTCTTCAGCGTCTCGGCATCCATGCCCGTGCCGCTGTCGGCCACCGCCAACACGAGATAGGCTCCCTCACCGAGATCGCCGTCATTGCCGACAACCTGCTCCTCGCGTAGCGAAATCGACAACATTCCGCCATCCGGCATCGCATCGCGGGCATTGACCGCAAGGTTGAGCAGCGCCAGTTCGAGCTGGTTCGCATCGACCAGCGCCGGCGGCAATTTCGCCGGCAAGGTGGTCTCGATACTGATCGAGGATCCGACCGAGCGCCGCAGCAAGTCGTTCATCCCGGAGACCAGATCGGCCAGATCGACGGGCTTGACCTGCAGATCCTGCTGTCTGGCAAAGGCAAGCAAACGCTGTGTCAGCGCCGCCCCTCGGCGCGCGCCCTGAAGCGCCCCGTCGACCAGCCGCATCGCCTTGCCATCTCCGGCAAAATGTTTGCCGAGCAGCTCCAGATTTCCGAGAACCACCATCAACAGATTGTTGAAGTCGTGGGCAACGCCGCCCGTAAGTTGACCGATCGCTTCCATTTTCTGGGATTGGCGGAGCTGCTCTTCGGCTCTCTCACGCTGGGCGACCTCTTCAAGCAACGTCTGGTGGGCAGCGTTGACTTCCCTGGTCCTTTCCCTGACGCGCTCCTCGAGATTCTCGTTGAGCCGTCTCAGATTCTCCTCAATGGTCTTGCGAACAGTGGTATCGGAGCAGACCCCGACAAGCTTCCGCGCAGAGCCATATCTGTCGGCATAAAGCTGGGCATGAACCTCGGTCCAATGCTCTGATCCATCCGGCCAGATCGTTCTATGCTCGATCGAATAATCGCGTCCCGTATCGATCGTCTGGCGAAGGCGTGTCAGCACAAGGTCGCGATCGTCAGGGTGGATGCTGGCGATCAGATCATCACGCGTCACCTCAACGTCCGGCTCTCGACCGAAGACAGCTTTGCAGGTCGCCGATGCAGACAAGGCCATCGAGGATAGTTCCAGCTCCCACGCCCCGAGACGGCCGGCCGCAAGTGCTGTCTGCAACCGCCGCTCTCCCTCGCCCAAAGCCTCCAGCCGGGCGCGCGCTTCATACTGGCGCAGGCGCCCCCTTAATGCAGTCCGCGCAACGCTGATGAAGGACGTCGCATGGAAGGGCCTCTCTAGAAAGGTCACATTGCCAAGGATTTCGGAAAGCTTGGCGGCGGCAGGGTTTCGTTCAGGTCCCCCGCCGCGCTGGGTCAGGACGATGAATGGCAGGTCGGACCAACTCGGTTGGGCGGCAACCCAGGCAGCAATCGGTCTTAGGTCATTTCCGCGGACGGCCTCTTCGGTCAGGACGCCGACCGCGATTTCCTCATCGAGTGACGCGGCGAACTGCCTCAGATCGGCAACGGCCATCGAAGGTAATCCGGTCTGATCGGTCAATGATGCGGCGACCTGTGCGTCGCGTCCGGCCGGTGCGTAGATCAAAGCCTTCGGGTTCGGGAAATTAGGAATTGCCGCCGTCCTTGTTGTCGGTTGGCAAAAGCGGCGCGGATGCTGCGATGAATTCGGGAACCCCGCGGAGCACCCCCTGGAACCCGACGAGAGGATCTCCGAACCGCAAGCCGGTCGCATCGATACGATACTCTCGTATCGTGTCCTCGTGGAAGCCGGTCCTCTTCTTGATCACCGAGACCGCCCGCCGCACCTTTCCCGCAGCTTCGAAGTAGCGCAGCAGAATGACGGTATCGGCGAGATAGGTGACGTCGACGGGCGCCTTCATGTCACCGACCAGTCCGTGCTGGGCAACGGTGAGAAAGGTGTTGGCTCCTTGCCTGTTCAGATATTGCAGCAGTTCGTGCATATGCAAGACCAACGAATTCTCGTCCGGCATTGAAGCCTGGTAGCCGTTGATGCTGTCGATAATCACGGTCTTCGCCCCCGATCTGTCGACGGAAGTACAGACGCGATGGGCAAATTCACCGGGTGACAGCTCGGCGGCATCAAGCTGCTCGATGTGCACCAAACCTTCATCCCTCAGAGCCTCGATATCCATGCCGAGCTGTTTCAGGCGTGTGAACAACAAGCCGAGCTCTTCGTCAAAAATAAAAACCGCCACCTTTTCGCCGCGTGCGACGGCCGCCATCACAAATTGAAAAGAAAAGGTGCTCTTGCCTGTGCCGGCAGGACCGAGGATCAGCGTACTCGACCCTCGTTCAAGCCCGCCGCCCAGAAGCAAGTCCAGCCCGGCAATGCCGCTGGCAAGCTGGTCGCGGACATAACTCGACCTGTGTTCGGCGGCGACGAGGCGCGGAAACACGACGACACCGCCGGTTTGGATGGTGAAATCATGGTATCCGCCGCGGAAAGCCTGTCCGCGAAATTTCGTCACCCTCAAGCGTCGGCGTTCGGCGCCGTAACTCGGCGCCAGCTCGTCGAGATGGATGACTCCGTGCACGACGCTATGCACCGTCTTGTCGAGGGTGTCAGATGTCAGATCGTCGAGCAGAAGGACGGTTGCACCTTGTCGGGCAAAATAATGTTTGAGCGCAAGGATCTGCCGGCGGTAGCGTAGCGAGCTTTGCGCGAGCAGCCTTATTTCGGACAGGCTGTCGAGAACGACCCGGCTCGGCCTGATCCGCTCGAAAGCTGCGAAAATTTCCTTTGTGGTCTCTCCGAGTTCGAGATCCGACGAGTAAAGCAAACTCTGCTGCTGCTCGGCGTCCAGCAGACTTTCCGGAGGCACGACCTCGAACACCTCGATATTGCCGTCGATCACCATTCCGTGTGAGGCGGCCCCGGCGCGCAGTTCACTTTCGGTCTCCGAAAGGGTGATATAGAGTCCCCGTTCGCCGAGCCGCGCACCTTCAATCAGGAACTGCAACGCAATCGTGGTCTTCCCCGCCCCCGGATTTCCCTCCAGCAGAAAGACGTGGCCCGTGGAAAGTCCCCCCGCCAGAATTGTGTCCAAACCGGACACTCCGGTCCGGGCTTTCGTGGCAGGCAGTGCAGTATTCATTCATTGTTTCCTTCAGTTTCAGGTGTGAATTAGTGGCGAATGATGGAATGTCAAATCGCCGGCGCAGCATGTTTTCACTCCAGCCAAGTGTCTGCCGGAGTATTTTAACAAGTGCTGGCGTGGATGCCCGCTCGTTGACGCGATCTGGGAATATCGGCCGCTATTCTCGATAGCGAAGCGCATCGACGACGAGGACGAAGGCCGCCGAGGCGTGCCGGCGGCTCGGATAGTAGAGATGATAGCCCGGAAACGCCGGGCACCAGTCTTCGAGCACGCGCACCAGCCGTCCCTCGGCAAGATGCGCCTGTACGACATCTTCAGGCAGATACGCCAGCCCCGCCCCGGCGAGCGCCGCGTTCAGCCTGAGTGCAATATTGTTGAAGATCAATTGTCCCTCGACACGCACCTTCAACTCGTGCCCATCCCGCTCAAACTCCCAGGCGTAGACGCCGCCATAAGTCGGCAGGCGCAAGTTGATGCAGTTGTGATCGGTGAGATCCTGCGGCGTCAGCGGCTTCGTCCGTCTTTCGAAATAGCCGGGAGCGGCGACCACAGCCATGCGCATGTCGGGGCCGATACGGACCGCAATCATATCCTTGGCCACCTGCTCCCCCAGTCGCACACCCGCATCGTAGCGTTCGGCGACGATGTCGGTCAGGCCGTAATCGACGATGATCTCGACATTGATATCGGGATAATCAGGCAGGAGCTTTTCCAAGGCGGGCCAGAGGATGGCATCGCATGCTCGCCGGCATTGATGCGAATGCTGCCGGCCGGCTTTTCCCGAAACGCGCTCAAGGCGACGAGCTCAGTCTCGATCTCATCGAGCCGCGGGCCGATGGTGAGAAGCAGGCGTTCACCCGCCTCCGTCGGCGAGACGCTCCGCGTCGTGCGCGTCAGCAATCGCAACCCGAGCCGCTCCTCGAGCCCGTGGATCGTATGGCTGAGCGCCGATTGCGACACACCGAGCTTCGCCGCCGCCTTCGTGAAGTTTTTTGCACGGGCAACGGCAAGGAAGGCGATCAGGTCATTGACGGCAGGACGCGGCATTTATGAAACTTTCTCATAAGTTCGTGCCAGAACTACCATCTAATCACGGCCAAAGGCACGCGCTAAATATCCTGTCATCTGAGGACGAAGACATCCGCCGCGCGCGGACGAACGCCCTCAACTCTCCGACAGGAAAGAACGATCATGGAAATCAAGCGAAGCGGCTCGCAGCCCTCGGCCAAAGGACCGGCAGACTGGTTCACCGGCGCGGTGCGCGTCGATCCTCTTTTTCAGGTGACCGACCCGGCCCGCGCGGCTGGCGCCAGCGTCACTTTCGAGCCCGGCGCCCGAACCGCCTGGCACACCCATCCGCTCGGCCAGACGCTGATCGTCACATCCGGTTGCGGCCGGGTGCAGCGCGAAGCTGGGCCTGTCGAGGAGATCCGCGCTGGCGACGTCGTCTGGTTCTCCCCCGGTGAACGCCATTGGCATGGCGCATCGCCGAC
This Rhizobium acidisoli DNA region includes the following protein-coding sequences:
- a CDS encoding SDR family oxidoreductase, with the translated sequence MSDITLNAPKLFDLSGQVAIVTGAGSGIGQRIAIGLAQCGADVALLDRRTDDGLARTAEHISAAGRRSIQIAADVTNKSSLGDAVARTEADLGALTLAVNAAGIANANPAEEMEEDQYQTLMDINLKGIFLSCQAEARAMLKNGRGSIVNIASMSGVIVNRGLNQAHYNASKAGVIHMSKSLAMEWVGRGIRVNTISPGYTATPMNTRPEMVHQTKLFEEQTPMQRMADVDEMVGPAVFLLSNAASFVTGVDLLVDGGFCCW
- a CDS encoding glucose 1-dehydrogenase → MKRFEQKTVVITGASRGIGAAIARRFAKEGANLVVSANEDLVHAVAEQIRAEGGKAISFIGDVTDKASVIALYDAAEKEFGAVDVSIQNAGVITIARVEDLTENEWDKVMAVNTKGVFLCAQEAISRMRKHKRGGRIINTASGQARDGFIFTPHYAASKMGVVGITQSLAKEVATEKITVNAFCPGIIETDMWAYNDQAWGKLLGNYAPGELMKEWVEGIPMKRAGSGEDVAGLVTFLASDDAAYITGQTINVDGGLIMS
- a CDS encoding SDR family oxidoreductase yields the protein MTLLNDKVAIITGASSGIGRAAAKLFAREGAKLVVTGRRQEALDAVVAEIEAEGGQAVALSGDVRDEALQARLCETAVSRFGGLDIGFNNAGILGEMGPVAEMSPEGWRETIETNLTAAFLGAKHQSAAMKNGGGSLIFTSTFVGHTAGMPGMAAYAASKAGLIGFVQVLAAELGRQNIRVNALLPGGTDTPASITNAPDATAEVLAFVEGLHALKRMAQPEEIANAALFLASDMASFVTGTAMLADGGVSISRT
- a CDS encoding DMT family transporter; this encodes MPRSRNTEGAIYMSMAMAGFSASDALSKSVIAYMNAGEIMCLRGLFTSLLVYLIAWKMGALRSWRVVLKPIIILRIVCEMFSAVTYITALGMMPIANASAILQSLPLVVTFGAALFFNEPVGWRRWSAILVGLVGVMIIIRPGPEGFTAAALLCVAAVLTTAGRDLATRSIDPEIPSLMITVITAISISFFGALLIPVLGGWQPVSATSLGHLLLASVLVLVGYQSVILAMRTGEISFVAPFRYTSLIFSSLLGFFFFAEVPDSWMLVGAAIVIASGLYTFYREAKRRVPPIAQESAPRSPV
- the mobA gene encoding molybdenum cofactor guanylyltransferase MobA; translation: MTEFSIGRSEIAGVVLAGGRSQRMGRDKAGAMLGAESLLRHVLTRLSQQVLPVAVNADAAAEDVPVIPDRFRGKAGPLAGIHAAMVYAAGLPGITHVVTVSVDCPFFPADLVARLAAALERQSQIAIAASEGRSHPVFGLWPVTLAADLEAWMVTDEKRRVRDFLLRHDVTEVTFPLHPTRASLLDPFFNINTPDDLAEAERWLEALRA
- the mobB gene encoding molybdopterin-guanine dinucleotide biosynthesis protein B, which produces MTAPKIFGIAGWKNSGKTGLAVRLVTEFTRRGYRISTIKHAHHDFDIDKVGADSYRHREAGAHEVTIVSGTRYAIMHELRGAPEPEFEEILARLAPCDLVLIEGYKREPIPKIEARRLEAANRQPLAPSDPHICAIAADHAVTDTALPVFDLDDTGAIADFIAGIVGLETPRP
- a CDS encoding ATP-binding protein, with protein sequence MPNFPNPKALIYAPAGRDAQVAASLTDQTGLPSMAVADLRQFAASLDEEIAVGVLTEEAVRGNDLRPIAAWVAAQPSWSDLPFIVLTQRGGGPERNPAAAKLSEILGNVTFLERPFHATSFISVARTALRGRLRQYEARARLEALGEGERRLQTALAAGRLGAWELELSSMALSASATCKAVFGREPDVEVTRDDLIASIHPDDRDLVLTRLRQTIDTGRDYSIEHRTIWPDGSEHWTEVHAQLYADRYGSARKLVGVCSDTTVRKTIEENLRRLNENLEERVRERTREVNAAHQTLLEEVAQRERAEEQLRQSQKMEAIGQLTGGVAHDFNNLLMVVLGNLELLGKHFAGDGKAMRLVDGALQGARRGAALTQRLLAFARQQDLQVKPVDLADLVSGMNDLLRRSVGSSISIETTLPAKLPPALVDANQLELALLNLAVNARDAMPDGGMLSISLREEQVVGNDGDLGEGAYLVLAVADSGTGMDAETLKKAVDPFFSTKELGKGTGLGLSMIHGLAVQLNGALVLTSELGVGTTAELWLPATEQRAERPAEAVLSTPQAASRLKILLVDDDALIAMSSVDMLEDLGHEVVEANSGAQALELIGSGQHFDLMITDYSMPGMTGAQLAEAARAIHPALPIVLATGYADLPAGTDIDLPRLAKPYNQDQLAREIAKAVAGEANPPLRFDSRISGSGAGRLETDDAGDEIGDGACVV
- a CDS encoding ATPase domain-containing protein; the protein is MNTALPATKARTGVSGLDTILAGGLSTGHVFLLEGNPGAGKTTIALQFLIEGARLGERGLYITLSETESELRAGAASHGMVIDGNIEVFEVVPPESLLDAEQQQSLLYSSDLELGETTKEIFAAFERIRPSRVVLDSLSEIRLLAQSSLRYRRQILALKHYFARQGATVLLLDDLTSDTLDKTVHSVVHGVIHLDELAPSYGAERRRLRVTKFRGQAFRGGYHDFTIQTGGVVVFPRLVAAEHRSSYVRDQLASGIAGLDLLLGGGLERGSSTLILGPAGTGKSTFSFQFVMAAVARGEKVAVFIFDEELGLLFTRLKQLGMDIEALRDEGLVHIEQLDAAELSPGEFAHRVCTSVDRSGAKTVIIDSINGYQASMPDENSLVLHMHELLQYLNRQGANTFLTVAQHGLVGDMKAPVDVTYLADTVILLRYFEAAGKVRRAVSVIKKRTGFHEDTIREYRIDATGLRFGDPLVGFQGVLRGVPEFIAASAPLLPTDNKDGGNS
- a CDS encoding (R)-mandelonitrile lyase; translated protein: MEIKRSGSQPSAKGPADWFTGAVRVDPLFQVTDPARAAGASVTFEPGARTAWHTHPLGQTLIVTSGCGRVQREAGPVEEIRAGDVVWFSPGERHWHGASPTTAMTHIAIQEQLDGKVVDWMEHVTDSEYQA